A window of the Amycolatopsis solani genome harbors these coding sequences:
- the rplK gene encoding 50S ribosomal protein L11 yields the protein MPPKKKKLAAIIKLQIKAGAANPAPPVGPALGQHGVNIMEFCKAYNAATESQRGDVVPVEISVYEDRSFDFKLKTPPAARLLLKAAGVEKGSGEPHKTKVAKVTWDQVREIAKTKETDLNAHDIDQAAKIIAGTARSMGITVVDA from the coding sequence ATGCCACCCAAGAAGAAGAAGCTTGCGGCGATCATCAAGCTGCAGATCAAGGCGGGTGCGGCCAACCCCGCGCCGCCGGTCGGCCCGGCTCTGGGTCAGCACGGCGTCAACATCATGGAGTTCTGCAAGGCCTACAACGCCGCGACCGAGTCGCAGCGCGGGGACGTCGTCCCGGTCGAGATCTCCGTGTACGAAGACCGGTCGTTCGACTTCAAGCTGAAGACGCCGCCGGCCGCGCGCCTGCTGCTCAAGGCCGCTGGTGTCGAAAAGGGCTCCGGCGAGCCGCACAAGACCAAGGTCGCCAAGGTCACCTGGGACCAGGTCCGCGAGATCGCCAAGACCAAGGAGACCGACCTCAACGCCCACGACATCGACCAGGCCGCGAAGATCATCGCCGGTACTGCTCGTTCGATGGGCATCACGGTCGTCGACGCCTGA
- the nusG gene encoding transcription termination/antitermination protein NusG, with protein sequence MTSDNGTSAGHDLTELSDEQVHAALGDEESEHLEPVEVSDEVDEAASGDEDGDDVAEEAAEPEADDEDPVAKLRAELLAAPGEWYVVHSYAGYENKVKTNLETRTQTLDVEDYIFQIEVPTEEVTEIKNGQRKQVQRKVLPGYILVRMDLNDASWSAVRNTPGVTGFVGATSRPSPLTVDEVLKFLAPKVESEAPAKAGKGESATSTAPLGGPAVEVDFEIGESVTVMDGPFATLPATISEVNVDGQKLKVLVSIFGRETPVELSFTQVSKI encoded by the coding sequence GTGACCTCCGACAACGGCACATCAGCCGGTCACGACCTGACCGAGCTTTCCGACGAGCAGGTGCACGCGGCACTCGGTGACGAGGAGTCCGAGCACTTGGAGCCCGTCGAGGTGTCCGACGAGGTCGACGAAGCCGCTTCCGGTGACGAAGACGGCGACGACGTGGCCGAAGAGGCCGCCGAGCCCGAGGCCGACGACGAGGACCCGGTCGCCAAGCTGCGCGCCGAGCTCCTCGCCGCGCCCGGCGAGTGGTACGTCGTGCACTCCTACGCCGGTTACGAGAACAAGGTCAAGACCAACCTCGAGACCCGTACTCAGACCCTGGACGTCGAGGACTACATCTTCCAGATCGAGGTCCCGACCGAAGAGGTCACCGAGATCAAGAACGGCCAGCGCAAGCAGGTGCAGCGCAAGGTGCTGCCCGGCTACATCCTGGTCCGGATGGACCTGAACGACGCCTCGTGGAGCGCGGTGCGCAACACGCCGGGCGTCACCGGGTTCGTCGGCGCCACTTCGCGGCCGTCGCCGCTGACCGTGGACGAGGTGCTGAAGTTCCTCGCCCCGAAGGTCGAGAGCGAAGCCCCGGCGAAGGCCGGCAAGGGCGAGTCCGCCACTTCCACGGCCCCGCTCGGCGGCCCGGCCGTCGAGGTCGACTTCGAGATCGGCGAGTCGGTCACGGTCATGGACGGCCCGTTCGCGACGCTGCCGGCGACGATCTCCGAGGTCAACGTCGACGGGCAGAAGCTGAAGGTCCTGGTGTCGATCTTCGGCCGGGAGACCCCGGTCGAGCTGTCGTTCACCCAGGTCTCCAAGATCTGA
- the secE gene encoding preprotein translocase subunit SecE, which produces MVVSDSDASGGEQEQDGNGQKPESPSRPVTAAARRERRATARPAGKSAARADDKTRPAGKSGEKSAPDAKGAPTPKRDQKAKKASVFARLVRFIREVWAELRKVIWPNRKQMVTYTAVVLVFVVFMVALVSVLDFAFKKGIGAIFG; this is translated from the coding sequence GTGGTCGTGAGCGACAGCGACGCCAGCGGCGGCGAGCAGGAGCAGGACGGCAACGGGCAGAAGCCCGAGAGCCCGTCCCGTCCCGTCACAGCCGCTGCCAGGCGTGAGCGCCGTGCGACCGCGCGCCCGGCGGGCAAGTCCGCGGCACGTGCGGACGACAAGACCCGTCCGGCCGGGAAGTCGGGGGAGAAGTCCGCCCCCGACGCGAAGGGCGCGCCGACTCCGAAGCGGGACCAGAAGGCGAAAAAGGCCTCCGTGTTCGCGCGGCTGGTGCGCTTCATCCGCGAGGTGTGGGCGGAGCTGCGCAAGGTCATCTGGCCCAACCGCAAGCAGATGGTCACCTACACCGCGGTCGTGCTGGTCTTCGTGGTGTTCATGGTGGCACTGGTGAGCGTCTTGGACTTCGCGTTCAAGAAGGGCATCGGCGCGATCTTCGGCTGA
- a CDS encoding TIGR03619 family F420-dependent LLM class oxidoreductase, with product MTDTPGRAPVDGTRLGLALPQYGALADPAAVARFASSAEDLGYGSLWVGDRILAPREPSDLYPGGGTPEQPYPVEFETFADPFTTLATAAAVTRTARLGMSALTGPVYSPVLLARALTSLDLASSGRLDVGFGLGWLREEYFATGVPWAGRGKRLDAVLDALDALWTGDPAAHEGPQWRIAPSTVGLRPAQDPRPPVLLGGFSPPALARVGRRADGWLAGWMPSQYLDGLWSVALEAAERAGRDPGELRRVLRINPRHGTAVETAADVLPCLDVARELGISEVLVDLHYVARDVGHALELAGELITKAA from the coding sequence ATGACGGACACCCCCGGCCGCGCACCGGTGGACGGGACGCGCCTCGGGCTCGCGCTGCCCCAGTACGGCGCCCTCGCCGACCCCGCCGCCGTCGCGCGCTTCGCGTCCTCCGCGGAGGACCTCGGCTACGGCTCGCTCTGGGTCGGCGACCGGATACTGGCGCCACGGGAGCCGTCGGACCTGTACCCGGGCGGCGGCACGCCGGAGCAGCCGTACCCGGTCGAGTTCGAGACCTTCGCCGACCCGTTCACGACGCTGGCGACCGCGGCCGCGGTGACCCGCACGGCCCGACTGGGCATGAGCGCGCTGACCGGCCCCGTTTATTCCCCCGTCCTGCTCGCCAGGGCGCTGACCTCGCTCGACCTCGCCAGCTCGGGACGGCTGGACGTCGGTTTCGGGCTGGGCTGGCTGCGCGAGGAGTACTTCGCGACCGGCGTCCCGTGGGCGGGCCGGGGCAAGCGGCTCGACGCGGTGCTCGACGCCCTGGACGCGCTGTGGACCGGCGACCCGGCGGCGCACGAGGGCCCGCAGTGGCGGATCGCGCCGTCGACGGTGGGCCTGCGCCCGGCGCAGGACCCGCGGCCGCCGGTGCTGCTCGGCGGGTTCTCCCCGCCGGCGCTGGCCAGGGTCGGGCGCCGTGCGGACGGCTGGCTGGCCGGCTGGATGCCGTCCCAGTACCTCGACGGCCTCTGGTCGGTCGCCCTCGAGGCCGCCGAGCGGGCCGGGCGCGACCCGGGCGAGCTGCGCCGGGTGCTGCGGATCAACCCGCGCCACGGCACCGCCGTCGAGACGGCCGCCGACGTCCTCCCCTGCCTCGACGTAGCCCGCGAGCTGGGCATTTCCGAGGTGCTCGTCGACCTGCACTACGTCGCGCGGGACGTCGGCCACGCGCTGGAACTCGCCGGGGAGCTCATCACCAAGGCGGCCTGA